ACATAAATTATTTAAAAGAGTGATGTAAGATGATAAGTAAAATTAAGATAACAGCAAAAACTAAACTTTGTTTGAGAAATACTATATTATTTTCTATTTTGATCAGTGTTTCTGCTCAAATATATATTTACCCATTTAGCAGTCGATTTGTTTTAGGCCTTGGGGTAGTTGCAATTGGTTTTGTGCTTGCAATTACAGAGCGTTCTTATCCATTAGTAATAGGAATAATCAGCGGGATTCTAACTACACTTATTCGAAGTTTTGGTTTAGCATGGGCTTCTTATAGCTATTCATTGGAAGTGGTAATACAATTTGCTCCAGCAGCTATATTTTATTTTGCTTATGGAATGTTAGGAACAATATTTCCGCTATATAAGCAGAATAAATCAATACTACGTTTATATTTTTCGTTATTAGGTTTTGATGTAATATGTAACCTTATAGAGATATCGGTTAGAAGCATGATTTCCTTAGATGCTATTAAGATAATAGTATTTACTGCAATTATACGTGCTTTTGTACAATGTATGATTTTTTTAATATACAATTATCAAAAGTTATATATTAAAAAATCAGAACACCAGAAACGTTACGCGGAATTAAATTTAATGGTTTCAAAGATATATGCAGAAGCATTTTATTTACAAAAATCTACTAATGACTTAAATAATGTTATGAAGGAAGCTTATAATTTGTATGAAATGACTAAAGGTGAAGCACAAGTTTCAACTAAAGCTTTATCTATAGCGCAAAATGCTCATGAAATTAGAAAAAATAATGATCGCGTGCTTAAAGGTATTAATGCATTGGTGGAGAACGTTGAGAAAACTGAATATATGTCAGTCTCAGAAATTTTCTCCATAATATCGGATAACACTAAAAGACAAATAGAAAGTATAAATCCTAATATTTTCATAGAATTCAAATTAGAAAAAGATATCTATATAAGAAGGTATTATGATGTATTTGCAATCTTGAATAATTTGATTATTAATGCAATTGAAGCATGTGATGATAAGAGTACGATTAGTGTAATCGGTGAAATATCAGAAAAAGAACTTGCACTTATAGTTTGTGATAATGGGACAGGCATTGAGGAAGATGTATTACCATATATTTTTAATATTGGATTTTCCACTAAATTTAATCAGGATACTGGAGCTATGTCTACAGGAATAGGACTGTGTCATGTAAAAAATCTCATTGATGATTTAGGTGGTTCAATAGAAGTAAAAAGTCAGGTTAGTATGGGAACAAAGTTTATTGTTAAGATACCAATTGTAAAGTTGTAGGTGATAAGAAACTAGTTGAGAAAGAAATCCTTTTAGGAATTGTTATAATATATATTTTATGAAAAGTCGAGGGCTTTTCAGTATGAATTATGAAGTGTAAATATAAATTGCTACATTGATTATACAATGTGCAATATTTAATAGGGGGAGCTGTTTATGGAAACAACATTTATAGTTATTGATGATGATATAGCAATATGTAAGATTTTAGAGCAAACTATTAAGAAAAATCAATTAGGCAGGGTATTATCAATATTGACAACAGGAAAAAATGCAAAGGATGTTATTTTAAAAATTAATCCTGATATTGTACTAATTGATTTATTATTACCAGAAGTTGATGGTATTGAAATTGTAAAGAATATTATTTGGAGTGGATATAAGGGGAAAGTTATAATGATATCTCAAGTTGAAGAGGGAGAAATGATTTCAAATGCATATAAGAGCGGGATACTTTTTTATATAAATAAACCTATAAATATGATTGAAACAATAAGTGTAATTACTAATGTGAAAAAGCAAGTTGAATTAGAAAAGTCCATTTCTATGATTAAGAGTGTAGTTTTCCAAGAAAATATTGAAAAAAATCAAAGTGCAAAAAAGGAATCAGAAGATTCATTAGAAGATAAATTAATGAGTATTTTTTCAGATATAAATATTGTAGGCACTGCAGGAGTAGATGAACTTAAGCTTGTTATATTGAATATAGTGAGTAAAAAACAAGTTAGTCCATCAAAGCCTTACCAACTTAAAGGAGTATATATGGACGTTGCAAGAGAGCTATATGGGGATATGTTAGCTTCTATTAATTGCAAATCTATGGAGCAGCGTATTAGAAGAACTATTACTAAGGCAATGACTTCATTAGCCAGTTTTGGAATTGAAAATGAAGAGAACAGTTTATATAAAGAATATGCATACTCCCTATTTGATATTAAGCAGGTGAAGCAAGAAATTAAACATTTGAAACATCCATCTTTTATTCAAGGAAAAATTAATACCAAAAAGTTTATAGAAGGAATATTGATTAAGATATTAAATTAAAACATATTTAAAAACTACAGAAAACTACAGAAAACACAAAATGATAAATCTCATTGACTTAAATACTTTTGAAATATATAATCTTATTCAAGATAAGTAGAAGCAAAGGAGCTTTGGTGTACATGCCAAGGCTCCTTTTTGGTTATATAGAAAAAATATGATTTTAGAAATTTGAAAGGCTTATGAATTCAAATGTGGTGCAGCCACGTTGTTGAAGAAACCTATAAAAATTATCATTGGAATGGAGAAAGAACTATGGAAGAGAATAGCAGAGGAAAAGAAAAAGTAAGCTTAAATACTGCACAGCTATTAGTCAAATGTTTAGAAGAAGAAGGCGTTAAATATATTTTTGGTATCCCAGGTGAGGAAAATCTGGAAGTCATGAATGCAATTAATGATTCATCTATTAAATTCATTACAACTAGGCATGAACAGGGTGCAGCATTTATGGCAGATATATATGGCAGGCTAACAGGAAAAGCAGGAGTATGCTTAGCTACTTTAGGGCCAGGGGCAACTAATTTGGTTACTGGGGTTGCAGATGCTCATAGTGATGGAGCGCCACTTGTTGCAATTACTGGTCAGGTTGGAACTGAAAGGATGCACATTACTTCACACCAATTCTTAGATTTATGTAAGATGTTTGAACCAATTACAAAGAGAACAAAGATGATAGTTCGACCTAATACAGTAAATGAAATTGTAAGAATTGCTTTTAAATATGCAGAAAGTGAAAAGCCAGGTGCATGTCATATAGATTTACCTGTTAATATAGCTAAGATGCCAGTTGAAGAGTGTGAAAAGCCATTAATAAAAAAAATACCACCAAAGGAACTAGCGGAACTTGATACTATTGAAGAAGCTGCTGCTGCAATATTTAAAGCAAAGAATCCTATAATATTGGCTGGAAGCAGTGCAGTTAGAGGACAAGCTAGTGAAGCATTAACTAAATTTGCAACAGATTTAAAGATTCCCGTTGTCATGACGATGATGTCAAAAGGAATTATCCCTTGTGATAATCCTTATTCTATAGCAACTATCGGTATTCCGCAAAAGGATTATGTAAATAAATTAATTGAGAAGGCAGACATGGTGATAGCAGTTGGATACGATATTGTTGAATATGCACCGTCAAAGTGGAATCCTAAAGGGGATATAGAAATCATACACATTGACACAAGGTCAGCACACATTAATAAATTGTATCAAACAAAAGTAGAAGTAATTGGTGATATTTCAGATTCACTTTTGAAGGTTGCAAGAAGAACTTCTAGAAAAGATGAGCCTAAATATGCTTTAGACATTAAGGAAAAACTTGAAATGGAAAATGAAAGCTATTCAAAGGACATGTCATTTCCTATGAAGCCACAAAAAATATTGGCAGATGTAAGAACAGTTATGGGAGCAGAGGATATTGTAGTTTCAGATGTAGGGGCACATAAAATGTGGATAGCACGACATTACAACTGTTATAAACCAAATACTTGCATAATATCTAATGGGTTTGCAACTATGGGAATTGGGGTACCAGGTGCAGTTGCAGCAAAATTAATAAATCCAGATAAGAAGGTGCTTGCAATTACTGGGGATGGAGGCTTTATGATGAATTCTCAAGAAATTGAAACAGCTATTCGTATAGGAACTCCATTTGTAACTCTAATCTTTAATGATAGCAACTATGGACTTATAAAATGGAAGCAACTTGAACAATATGGTAAGAGCTGCTATGTGGATTTCACTAATCCGGATTTTGTGAAATTAGCAGAAGGTATGAATGCTAAGGGATATCGTATTGAAAAGGCTGAAGATTTAATACCAACACTAGAAGAGGCATTTAAGCAAACTGTTCCAGTTATTATTGATTGTCCAGTTGATTATGGTGAAAACATACGATTAACTGAACGCTTAAAAGAAATTTATGCTAGTGATAATTAAAAGATAATAAAGTAAAGAATGTTTAATTTAATAAGAGTGTAAGTGAATTTTGAAGATGTGGGGATAAAGATTTGCATATGCGATTGTATAATAATGTTTAATTTTAAAATTATGATAGTGTAAAGTGAGCTATGAAAAAAATCAAGGGGGCAAGAAATGATTAAATTAGATAATATAGTTAAAAATTTTGGGGATGTTCATGTATTGAAGAATGTTAGTTTAACAGTGGAGGAAGGGGAAAAACTGGTTGTTATAGGGCCAAGTGGATCTGGTAAATCAACACTCATAAGATGTATGAACTATTTAGAAGAACCTACATCAGGAAAAGTTACTGTAGATGAGTGTGATTTAAGCTTAAAGAAAGAATTGGCTAAGGTGAGGCAATCAACTGCAATGGTTTTTCAACAATTTAATTTATATCCACACATGACAGTATTAGAGAATCTAACACTGGCACCAATAAAACTTCAAAATGTGAGTAAGAAGGATGCAGAAGAATCTGGATTGAAGTATTTAGAAAAAGTAGGACTAGAGGAAAAGGCAAATGCCTATCCAAGTCAATTATCAGGAGGTCAGCAGCAAAGGGTAGCAATAGCAAGAGCACTTAATATGCATCCAAAGATAATGTTATTTGATGAGCCTACATCAGCATTAGATCCAGAAATGATTCAAGAAGTCTTGGATGTTTTAGTGGGATTATCAAAGGAAAATATAACAATGGTGGTTGTAACTCATGAAATGGGATTTGCAAAGCAAGTAGCAGATAGAATTGTGTTTATGGATGGAGGTCAAATAATAGAAGAAGGAACTCCAGATGAATTTTTTTCAAATCCAAAGAATGAAAGAGCAAGAAGTTTTTTAAACAAAGTAATAAGATAAATAATATTATAAAAAAGGGGAGCTATATATGAAATTGAAAAAGGTATTTTTAGCATTAGGATTAGGAATGTGTATTATGATGTCAGGCTGCAGCTCAGCACAAACAGCAAGCAGTTCAGGGGGAAGTAGCTCTGAAGCAAAAGAGATACAAGCAATAAAAGATAGAGGGGTACTTAAAGTTGGGGTAAAAGTCGACGTACCTAAATATGGATATAAAAATCCTCAAAGTGGGCAAATTGAAGGTTTTGAAATTGATTTGTCAAAAGCAGTAGCAAAGAAATTATTAGGTGATGAAAACAAAGTTGAATTTCAAGGGGTTACAGCTAAGACAAGAGGTCCACTTCTTGATAATGGCGAAGTAGATATGGTTGCAGCGACATTTACTATTACAGATGAAAGAAAGAAAAGTTATAATTTCTCAGACTCTTATATAAAAGATGGAGTTGGATTACTTGTTAAAAAGAGTCTTGGAGCAAAATCATTAAAAGATTTAAATGGAAAAACTATAGGTGTGGCTCAAAGCTCTACAACTAAAGCGGCTCTAGAAGATGAAGCAAAGAAGCAAGGCATCACCCTTAAATATTCTGAACTTGGTGGCTATCCAGAACTTAAGGCAGCATTAGATTCAGGAAGAATTGATTGTTCTGCAGTTGATGCATCTATTTTAAATGGGTATGTAGATGATTCAACAGTGATTTTAGATGATAGATATAATCCTCAAGAATATGGTATTGCAAGTAAAAAAGATAATACTGAACTTGCTAAAGTTATAAATGGCGTAGTAAATGATATGAAATCTTCTGGTGAAATGGATAAATTAATTGCAAAGTGGGAAATTAAGTAATGAATGGACCTTTTTCGTTATTTAAATGGGAAGCACTTTTTAAAGACTTTAGCATATTCATTGAGGGATTTATAACAACACTTGAAGTATCAATATTAGGGCTTATGCTGGCCCTAATACTTGGAGTCATTTTTGGAATGCTATCTACAAGTAAAATCAAATTTTTTAAAATTATAAGTAGAATATATGTTGAGATAATTCAAAATACGCCCCTTGTAATTCAAGTATTCTTCTTATTTAATGGTTTGCCATATGTAAAAATAGTATTGCCAGTGTTCCTTATAGGAGTACTTGGAGTAGGGGTATATCATGGAGCATATATATCTGAGGTTGTAAGAACTGGTATAATATCAATACCAAAGGGACAGTTTGAGGCTGCAAAATCACAAGGTTTTTCACACATTCAAACAATGAGATATATAATATTACCACAGACAGTAAAGATAATAATACCGCCACTTGCAAATCAGTTAGTAAATCTAATAAAGAATACATCTATATTAGCAATGATTGCAGGAGGAGACTTAATGTATACAGCTGATTCATGGTCAAGTTCAAATATGTACTATGGACCAGCATATGTGATAACAGGTGTACTTTATTTTATATTGTGTTATCCACTTGCAATGTTTTCAAGGAAACTTGAGCTAAGGGAAAAAAAGAAATCGTCAATTAATATTGAAAAATCTATGGCTGCACAAACTATTGCAGCGGAAGGAGGGCTATAATTATGTCAACAGTATTTAATCAAACTAATTTGATGTTTTTAATGCAAGGAATAAAATTGACATTAACTATAGCCCTAGTATCAATTATCCTTAGTATGTTTTTTGGAACTATTCTTGCCGTCTTAAGAAATTTTTCAAAAGGAATCTTAGGAAGATTTGCAGCTGTATATATAGAAATTTTTAGAAATACTCCATTACTATTATGGATATTATCTATTAGATTTTTAGTTCCAATAAAACCTATGTATTCAGGAATTCTATCATTTACACTATTTACTTCAGCAGTTATGGCAGAAATATTTAGAGGTGGGATGAATTCTGTAAGTAAGGGGCAATATGAAGCGGCTTATTCACAAGGTTTTTCGAAAT
The window above is part of the Clostridium saccharoperbutylacetonicum N1-4(HMT) genome. Proteins encoded here:
- a CDS encoding amino acid ABC transporter permease, giving the protein MNGPFSLFKWEALFKDFSIFIEGFITTLEVSILGLMLALILGVIFGMLSTSKIKFFKIISRIYVEIIQNTPLVIQVFFLFNGLPYVKIVLPVFLIGVLGVGVYHGAYISEVVRTGIISIPKGQFEAAKSQGFSHIQTMRYIILPQTVKIIIPPLANQLVNLIKNTSILAMIAGGDLMYTADSWSSSNMYYGPAYVITGVLYFILCYPLAMFSRKLELREKKKSSINIEKSMAAQTIAAEGGL
- a CDS encoding acetolactate synthase large subunit translates to MEENSRGKEKVSLNTAQLLVKCLEEEGVKYIFGIPGEENLEVMNAINDSSIKFITTRHEQGAAFMADIYGRLTGKAGVCLATLGPGATNLVTGVADAHSDGAPLVAITGQVGTERMHITSHQFLDLCKMFEPITKRTKMIVRPNTVNEIVRIAFKYAESEKPGACHIDLPVNIAKMPVEECEKPLIKKIPPKELAELDTIEEAAAAIFKAKNPIILAGSSAVRGQASEALTKFATDLKIPVVMTMMSKGIIPCDNPYSIATIGIPQKDYVNKLIEKADMVIAVGYDIVEYAPSKWNPKGDIEIIHIDTRSAHINKLYQTKVEVIGDISDSLLKVARRTSRKDEPKYALDIKEKLEMENESYSKDMSFPMKPQKILADVRTVMGAEDIVVSDVGAHKMWIARHYNCYKPNTCIISNGFATMGIGVPGAVAAKLINPDKKVLAITGDGGFMMNSQEIETAIRIGTPFVTLIFNDSNYGLIKWKQLEQYGKSCYVDFTNPDFVKLAEGMNAKGYRIEKAEDLIPTLEEAFKQTVPVIIDCPVDYGENIRLTERLKEIYASDN
- a CDS encoding ATP-binding protein; its protein translation is MISKIKITAKTKLCLRNTILFSILISVSAQIYIYPFSSRFVLGLGVVAIGFVLAITERSYPLVIGIISGILTTLIRSFGLAWASYSYSLEVVIQFAPAAIFYFAYGMLGTIFPLYKQNKSILRLYFSLLGFDVICNLIEISVRSMISLDAIKIIVFTAIIRAFVQCMIFLIYNYQKLYIKKSEHQKRYAELNLMVSKIYAEAFYLQKSTNDLNNVMKEAYNLYEMTKGEAQVSTKALSIAQNAHEIRKNNDRVLKGINALVENVEKTEYMSVSEIFSIISDNTKRQIESINPNIFIEFKLEKDIYIRRYYDVFAILNNLIINAIEACDDKSTISVIGEISEKELALIVCDNGTGIEEDVLPYIFNIGFSTKFNQDTGAMSTGIGLCHVKNLIDDLGGSIEVKSQVSMGTKFIVKIPIVKL
- a CDS encoding amino acid ABC transporter permease, with translation MSTVFNQTNLMFLMQGIKLTLTIALVSIILSMFFGTILAVLRNFSKGILGRFAAVYIEIFRNTPLLLWILSIRFLVPIKPMYSGILSFTLFTSAVMAEIFRGGMNSVSKGQYEAAYSQGFSKFQALRYIILPQSFRRCIPTFLSQAVTVIKDTSFLWAVGIEEFTGKGMILMGSFVSSSQIFLLFGAIAGTYFIINFAISCGVRNIRTEY
- a CDS encoding transporter substrate-binding domain-containing protein; amino-acid sequence: MKLKKVFLALGLGMCIMMSGCSSAQTASSSGGSSSEAKEIQAIKDRGVLKVGVKVDVPKYGYKNPQSGQIEGFEIDLSKAVAKKLLGDENKVEFQGVTAKTRGPLLDNGEVDMVAATFTITDERKKSYNFSDSYIKDGVGLLVKKSLGAKSLKDLNGKTIGVAQSSTTKAALEDEAKKQGITLKYSELGGYPELKAALDSGRIDCSAVDASILNGYVDDSTVILDDRYNPQEYGIASKKDNTELAKVINGVVNDMKSSGEMDKLIAKWEIK
- a CDS encoding response regulator, producing the protein METTFIVIDDDIAICKILEQTIKKNQLGRVLSILTTGKNAKDVILKINPDIVLIDLLLPEVDGIEIVKNIIWSGYKGKVIMISQVEEGEMISNAYKSGILFYINKPINMIETISVITNVKKQVELEKSISMIKSVVFQENIEKNQSAKKESEDSLEDKLMSIFSDINIVGTAGVDELKLVILNIVSKKQVSPSKPYQLKGVYMDVARELYGDMLASINCKSMEQRIRRTITKAMTSLASFGIENEENSLYKEYAYSLFDIKQVKQEIKHLKHPSFIQGKINTKKFIEGILIKILN
- a CDS encoding amino acid ABC transporter ATP-binding protein, encoding MIKLDNIVKNFGDVHVLKNVSLTVEEGEKLVVIGPSGSGKSTLIRCMNYLEEPTSGKVTVDECDLSLKKELAKVRQSTAMVFQQFNLYPHMTVLENLTLAPIKLQNVSKKDAEESGLKYLEKVGLEEKANAYPSQLSGGQQQRVAIARALNMHPKIMLFDEPTSALDPEMIQEVLDVLVGLSKENITMVVVTHEMGFAKQVADRIVFMDGGQIIEEGTPDEFFSNPKNERARSFLNKVIR